The following proteins are encoded in a genomic region of Pseudomonas saponiphila:
- a CDS encoding YbjN domain-containing protein gives MTLIDSVTTDSLTDLLQGAGYRVNQTEQNGIVQLLSASQGIGYAVRFGNPGSEAGHYVDFTYSCALRVQGELPAGLAELWNASRRFARLSLQGEFLLMEMDVVVAGVGETHLRSQLELWDRLLQEFIVYLREYSQQAAQLQARGEQPPVPEQQPREEAASL, from the coding sequence ATGACTTTGATTGACAGCGTCACCACCGACAGCCTCACCGACCTGCTGCAAGGCGCCGGCTACCGGGTCAACCAGACCGAGCAGAACGGCATCGTGCAACTGCTCAGCGCCAGCCAGGGCATCGGCTATGCCGTGCGTTTCGGCAACCCGGGCAGCGAGGCCGGGCACTATGTGGACTTCACCTACAGCTGCGCCTTGCGAGTGCAGGGTGAGCTGCCGGCCGGGCTGGCGGAACTGTGGAACGCCTCGCGGCGCTTTGCCCGGCTGTCGCTGCAGGGCGAGTTTTTGCTGATGGAGATGGACGTGGTGGTGGCCGGGGTCGGCGAGACTCACCTGCGCAGCCAGCTGGAACTGTGGGACCGGCTGCTGCAGGAGTTCATCGTTTACCTGCGCGAATACAGCCAGCAGGCGGCCCAGTTGCAGGCCCGGGGCGAACAGCCGCCGGTGCCCGAGCAGCAGCCCCGGGAAGAGGCGGCCAGCCTGTGA
- the ccoN gene encoding cytochrome-c oxidase, cbb3-type subunit I: MNSATIGQAYNYKVVRQFVVATVVWGVIGMAMGVWIASQLVWPEMNLDLPWSTFGRLRPLHTSLVIFGFAGSAQFAASYYAVQRTCQVRLYSDTLAAFTFWGWQSVIVIMLISLPLGYTTTKEYAEIEFAGAVWMAVVWVAYAIVFFTTVVRRKSQHIYVGNWFFGAFILVIAMLHVVNHLSIPVDWFKSYPVYSGATDAMVQWWYGHNAVGFFLTTGFLGMMYYFVPKQVGRPVYSYRLSIVHFWALITLYIWAGPHHLHYTALPDWAQSLGMAMSLILLAPSWGGMINGMMTLSGAWHKLRTDPILRFLVLSLAFYGMSTFEGPMMAIKTVNALSHYTDWTIGHVHAGALGWVAMITFGAIYHMVPKVFGREQMYSVPLINLHFWLATIGTVLYIASMWVNGITQGLMWRAVNEDGTLTYSFVEALVASHPGFVVRFAGGVFFLSGMLLMAYNTWRTVRVADEKLALNDAQIA, encoded by the coding sequence ATGAACTCAGCAACAATCGGACAGGCCTACAACTACAAGGTGGTTCGCCAATTCGTCGTCGCAACCGTGGTATGGGGCGTGATCGGCATGGCCATGGGGGTGTGGATCGCCTCGCAACTGGTATGGCCGGAGATGAACCTCGATCTGCCCTGGAGCACCTTCGGCCGCCTGCGGCCGCTGCACACCAGCCTGGTGATCTTCGGTTTCGCCGGCAGCGCCCAGTTCGCCGCCAGCTACTACGCGGTACAGCGCACCTGCCAGGTACGGCTGTACTCCGACACCCTGGCCGCCTTCACCTTCTGGGGCTGGCAGTCGGTGATCGTGATCATGCTGATCAGCCTGCCCCTGGGCTACACCACCACCAAGGAATACGCCGAGATCGAATTCGCCGGCGCGGTGTGGATGGCGGTGGTCTGGGTGGCCTACGCGATCGTCTTCTTCACCACCGTGGTGCGGCGCAAGAGCCAGCACATCTATGTCGGCAACTGGTTCTTCGGTGCCTTCATCCTGGTGATTGCCATGCTCCACGTGGTCAACCACCTGTCGATCCCGGTGGACTGGTTCAAGTCCTACCCGGTGTATTCCGGGGCCACCGACGCCATGGTCCAGTGGTGGTACGGCCACAACGCCGTGGGCTTTTTCCTCACCACAGGCTTTCTCGGGATGATGTACTACTTCGTGCCCAAGCAAGTCGGACGCCCGGTGTACTCCTATCGCCTGTCCATCGTGCACTTCTGGGCGCTGATCACCCTGTACATCTGGGCCGGCCCGCACCACCTGCACTACACCGCCCTGCCGGACTGGGCCCAGTCCCTGGGCATGGCCATGTCGCTGATCCTCCTGGCCCCGAGCTGGGGCGGCATGATCAACGGCATGATGACCCTGTCGGGCGCCTGGCATAAGTTGCGCACCGACCCGATCCTGCGGTTCCTGGTGCTGTCCCTGGCGTTCTACGGCATGTCGACCTTCGAAGGCCCGATGATGGCGATCAAGACCGTCAATGCCCTGTCCCACTACACCGACTGGACCATCGGCCACGTGCACGCCGGGGCCCTGGGCTGGGTGGCGATGATCACCTTCGGCGCGATCTACCACATGGTGCCCAAGGTCTTCGGCCGCGAGCAGATGTACAGCGTGCCGCTGATCAACCTGCACTTCTGGCTCGCCACCATCGGCACCGTGCTGTACATCGCCTCGATGTGGGTCAACGGCATCACCCAGGGCCTGATGTGGCGCGCGGTCAACGAAGACGGCACCCTCACCTACTCCTTCGTCGAGGCCCTGGTGGCCAGCCATCCGGGGTTCGTGGTGCGTTTCGCCGGTGGCGTGTTCTTCTTGAGCGGCATGCTGCTGATGGCCTACAACACCTGGCGCACCGTGCGCGTGGCCGATGAAAAACTCGCGCTGAACGACGCCCAGATCGCCTGA
- a CDS encoding helix-turn-helix domain-containing protein — MPEVLEQRLLDDRLVLQLLPAAAYSARDPVQWQTLGVTLERQRGVHAIDSDRREDFDTWPGTLALTPAGIEVFSESAQGGEYLLLRWQGATPLIAGQQRRQSPGHASALALGREARRLLLAQDRDQLALEHCALEFLGLVQGERATPSPAAKLAPVLQRMADEYSLPLSLAQLALTYGHNELRLLRDFRRAVGITPHAWLTEVRVQAARRLLERTDLPLAAIAQDCGFAHQSHLGSALRQATGLTPRQYRLRFATRAADFTL; from the coding sequence ATGCCCGAGGTTCTCGAACAGCGTCTGCTGGATGACCGGCTGGTTTTGCAACTGCTGCCGGCAGCGGCCTACAGCGCCCGTGACCCGGTGCAATGGCAGACCCTGGGGGTGACCCTGGAGCGCCAGCGCGGGGTGCATGCCATCGATTCCGACCGGCGCGAGGATTTCGACACCTGGCCCGGGACCCTGGCCCTGACACCCGCCGGCATCGAAGTATTTTCCGAATCCGCCCAGGGCGGCGAGTACCTGTTGCTGCGCTGGCAGGGTGCGACGCCGCTGATTGCCGGCCAGCAGCGCCGGCAGAGCCCGGGGCATGCCAGTGCCCTGGCCCTGGGGCGCGAGGCCCGGCGCCTGCTGCTGGCGCAAGACCGCGATCAACTGGCCCTGGAGCACTGCGCGCTGGAGTTTCTCGGGCTGGTTCAAGGCGAGCGCGCAACACCGTCCCCCGCGGCGAAGCTTGCGCCGGTGCTGCAACGGATGGCCGATGAATACTCGCTGCCGCTGTCCCTGGCGCAACTGGCGCTGACCTATGGGCACAACGAACTGCGGCTGTTGCGGGATTTTCGCCGTGCCGTGGGGATCACCCCCCATGCCTGGCTCACCGAGGTGCGGGTGCAAGCCGCCCGGCGCCTGCTGGAGCGCACGGACCTGCCCTTGGCGGCGATTGCCCAGGACTGTGGTTTTGCCCACCAGTCCCATTTGGGCAGTGCCTTGCGCCAGGCCACGGGCTTGACCCCGCGTCAGTACCGGCTGCGGTTTGCCACGCGCGCCGCGGATTTCACCCTGTAG
- a CDS encoding LysR family transcriptional regulator yields MAFLEPAPLQGVAPYTTPQEPREAWLALAAGIDPEVAQYFLVSARCGCFMQAARSLNIKATLLRKQLALLEEHLRRSLFCYQGNVLSLSREGQQLQGQLLALAHQRRLPVVEQPLIRLAVAEAILHDILGRDLIALLRRNASARLEIISIDSDLSLQALSADLVLWLAAEDSPLPGPSFATREPMPLARIDYLPHIAKRYSRVAARPDSLDDLSDYMLVQWQHDRQVEPFRPWNSLVEQRLAGVVQVHSYELMLEMIRCSACIGLLPQYMSHFDRGLIALPGLFQDSMQRRAWLAVNARVEHEEQVQQLVELILNTFSERQDWFV; encoded by the coding sequence ATGGCATTTCTCGAACCCGCTCCACTTCAGGGCGTAGCGCCGTACACCACGCCGCAGGAACCCCGGGAGGCCTGGCTGGCCCTGGCCGCCGGGATCGATCCGGAGGTCGCCCAGTATTTCCTGGTCAGTGCCCGTTGCGGCTGCTTCATGCAGGCGGCGCGCAGCCTGAACATCAAGGCCACCCTGTTGCGCAAGCAACTGGCGCTGCTGGAAGAGCACCTGCGCCGTTCGCTGTTCTGTTACCAGGGCAATGTCCTGAGCCTGAGCCGCGAAGGCCAGCAACTGCAGGGCCAGCTGCTGGCCCTGGCGCACCAGCGCCGGCTGCCGGTGGTGGAACAGCCGCTGATTCGCCTGGCCGTGGCGGAAGCCATTCTTCACGACATCCTCGGCCGCGACCTGATCGCCTTGCTGCGGCGCAACGCCAGCGCGCGCCTGGAGATCATCTCCATCGACAGCGACCTGTCCCTGCAGGCCCTGAGCGCCGACCTGGTGCTGTGGCTGGCGGCCGAAGATTCGCCGCTGCCGGGCCCCAGCTTCGCCACTCGCGAACCCATGCCCCTGGCGCGCATCGACTATCTGCCGCACATCGCCAAGCGCTACTCGCGGGTGGCGGCGCGTCCCGACAGCCTCGACGACCTCAGCGACTACATGTTGGTGCAATGGCAGCACGACCGTCAGGTGGAACCGTTCCGGCCCTGGAACAGCCTGGTGGAACAGCGCCTGGCCGGCGTGGTGCAGGTGCACTCTTATGAACTGATGCTGGAAATGATCCGCTGCAGCGCCTGCATTGGCCTGCTGCCGCAGTACATGAGCCACTTCGACCGCGGCCTGATCGCCTTGCCGGGGCTGTTCCAGGACAGCATGCAGCGCCGCGCCTGGCTGGCGGTGAATGCCCGGGTGGAGCATGAGGAACAGGTGCAGCAACTGGTGGAGCTGATCCTCAATACCTTCAGCGAGCGCCAGGACTGGTTTGTCTGA
- a CDS encoding CcoQ/FixQ family Cbb3-type cytochrome c oxidase assembly chaperone has product MDILFNLLGVAFLYLCIEYCLRHQSAKSLDDASLIPFADDPEVAHRVELATGKKVNAVAPEEAKPGWINLDM; this is encoded by the coding sequence ATGGATATTCTGTTCAACCTGCTGGGGGTGGCGTTTCTCTACCTCTGCATCGAGTACTGCCTGCGCCACCAGAGTGCCAAGAGCCTGGACGACGCCAGCCTGATCCCCTTCGCCGACGACCCCGAGGTGGCCCACCGGGTCGAGCTGGCCACGGGCAAGAAGGTCAACGCCGTGGCCCCGGAGGAAGCCAAGCCGGGCTGGATCAACCTGGACATGTAA
- a CDS encoding putative porin yields the protein MISTVNRLTLALGMVALTLAGQASAAAAAPSENATINLIRLLVQQGVLPQAKAEALIAQAEQEAQQARQASAATVVAAPGPTAAPGDVRVQYVPAIVREQIRDQVKAEVMATAKQENWAQPNTFPDWVSRISFDGDIRLREESRFFADNNSNEIVDYAKLNDNGPYDVNKDTNSKLPPLLNSREDRDNLFRLRARLGMKAVISPEWTAGIRIGTGSDNNPVSTTQTLGGGFGKKDIWLDQGYLTWKASQDLTLTGGRFANPFYSTDMLYSNDLNFDGVAALFNHKLSSDWGLFGTLGVFPVEYTNDTATSNGFDKNESDTKWLFGGQIGANWKINRSNSLKGALAYYRFDDIEGQRSSPCAPWAGAPGCDTDGSRVAFMQKGNSVFLLRNITPNPATPGLTPQPQFVGLASKFDVLDLNLAWDTELPDDLRLRSQTNYIRNLAYDKGEMLKRSEGQIVNNINRNGEFESGGNALMVQFTLGNALEMKKSGDWNLLAGYKYIQPDALPDGFNDSSFHLGGTNAKGYFVGGNYGIDKNIYATARYMSASEVYGPRYEVDVMQLELNTRF from the coding sequence ATGATTTCCACCGTGAATCGATTGACCCTGGCGCTCGGCATGGTCGCCCTGACCCTGGCCGGACAGGCCTCGGCCGCCGCGGCCGCGCCTTCGGAGAACGCCACGATCAACCTGATCCGTCTGTTGGTGCAGCAGGGGGTACTGCCGCAGGCCAAGGCCGAGGCACTGATCGCCCAGGCCGAACAAGAGGCCCAGCAGGCCCGGCAGGCCAGCGCCGCCACCGTCGTGGCGGCCCCTGGCCCCACGGCGGCGCCGGGGGATGTGCGAGTGCAATACGTGCCGGCGATCGTCCGCGAGCAGATCCGCGATCAGGTCAAGGCCGAGGTCATGGCCACCGCCAAGCAGGAAAACTGGGCCCAGCCCAACACCTTTCCGGACTGGGTGTCGCGCATCAGCTTTGACGGCGATATCCGCCTGCGCGAGGAGTCGCGGTTCTTTGCCGACAACAACAGCAACGAGATCGTCGACTACGCCAAGCTCAACGACAACGGCCCCTACGACGTCAACAAGGACACCAACAGCAAGCTGCCGCCACTGCTCAACAGCCGTGAAGACCGTGACAACCTGTTCCGCCTGCGCGCGCGCCTGGGGATGAAGGCGGTGATCTCGCCGGAATGGACCGCCGGCATCCGCATCGGCACAGGTTCCGACAACAACCCGGTGTCCACCACCCAGACCCTGGGCGGGGGCTTTGGCAAGAAGGACATCTGGCTCGACCAGGGCTACCTGACCTGGAAGGCCAGCCAGGACCTGACCCTGACCGGCGGGCGTTTCGCCAACCCGTTCTATTCCACCGACATGCTGTATTCCAACGACCTGAACTTCGACGGCGTGGCGGCGCTGTTCAACCACAAGCTCAGCAGCGACTGGGGCCTGTTCGGCACCCTCGGCGTGTTCCCGGTGGAGTACACCAACGACACCGCCACCAGCAACGGCTTCGACAAGAACGAGAGCGACACCAAGTGGCTGTTCGGCGGGCAGATCGGCGCCAACTGGAAGATCAACCGCAGCAACAGCCTCAAGGGTGCCCTGGCCTACTACCGCTTCGATGACATCGAAGGCCAGCGCTCCAGCCCTTGCGCGCCCTGGGCCGGGGCCCCGGGCTGCGACACTGACGGCTCGCGCGTGGCCTTCATGCAGAAGGGCAACAGCGTGTTCCTGCTGCGCAACATCACCCCCAACCCGGCCACCCCGGGCCTGACTCCGCAGCCGCAGTTCGTCGGCCTGGCCTCCAAGTTCGACGTGCTCGACCTGAACCTGGCCTGGGACACCGAGCTGCCGGACGACCTGCGCCTGCGCAGCCAGACCAACTACATCCGCAACCTGGCCTACGACAAGGGCGAGATGCTCAAGCGCAGCGAAGGCCAGATCGTCAACAACATCAACCGCAACGGCGAGTTCGAAAGCGGCGGCAATGCCTTGATGGTGCAGTTCACCCTGGGCAACGCCCTGGAGATGAAGAAGTCCGGCGACTGGAACCTGCTGGCTGGCTACAAGTACATCCAGCCCGATGCCTTGCCCGACGGCTTCAACGATTCCTCGTTCCACCTGGGGGGCACCAACGCCAAGGGCTATTTCGTCGGCGGCAACTACGGCATCGACAAGAACATCTACGCCACGGCCCGCTACATGAGCGCCTCGGAAGTCTACGGGCCGCGCTACGAAGTCGATGTCATGCAGCTTGAACTCAACACGCGCTTCTAA
- a CDS encoding peptidylprolyl isomerase, protein MKKPTLVVGAGALTLLGLALGLALRPGSEPVAAQQPASAVLQQTASSPAVARLGNQQVAAEELKALFASLPEDARAQLRGNRAALDAWIRSRLAQKAVLEQADAQGWRQRPEVEQQTRAATEQIVFRDYMQSVSQVPADYPSAAELQQAYDSGKAAWMTPPLYRVSQIFLAVAEPQAVEQLRRQAQELSRKAQAAPADFAALAAQYSQDRDSDSGLQPLQQLLPEVRSAVARLKVGGVSEVVQSAAGFHVLKLTEQQPARTATLDELRERLTQALRAQRQEQIAKAYLEGMLNTATLSIDGAALNQVLDDKL, encoded by the coding sequence GTGAAGAAGCCGACCCTGGTGGTCGGTGCTGGGGCACTGACCCTGCTCGGCCTGGCGCTGGGGCTGGCCCTGCGTCCGGGCAGCGAGCCGGTGGCGGCCCAGCAACCGGCGTCGGCCGTGCTGCAGCAAACGGCGAGCTCCCCGGCGGTGGCGCGCCTGGGCAACCAGCAAGTGGCGGCCGAGGAGTTGAAGGCGCTGTTCGCCAGCCTGCCCGAGGACGCCCGTGCGCAACTGCGGGGCAACCGTGCGGCGCTGGACGCCTGGATTCGCTCGCGGCTGGCGCAAAAGGCCGTGTTGGAGCAGGCCGATGCCCAGGGCTGGCGCCAGCGCCCGGAGGTGGAGCAGCAGACCCGCGCCGCCACTGAACAGATCGTGTTTCGCGACTATATGCAGTCGGTCAGCCAGGTCCCGGCGGACTACCCCAGCGCGGCGGAGTTGCAGCAGGCCTATGACAGCGGCAAGGCGGCCTGGATGACCCCGCCGCTGTACCGGGTTAGCCAGATCTTCCTCGCCGTCGCCGAGCCGCAGGCCGTTGAGCAGTTACGGCGCCAGGCCCAGGAACTGAGCCGCAAGGCCCAGGCCGCGCCGGCTGACTTCGCCGCCCTGGCGGCGCAGTACTCCCAGGACCGCGACAGCGACTCGGGGCTGCAACCCTTGCAGCAACTGCTGCCGGAAGTGCGCAGCGCGGTGGCCCGGCTCAAGGTTGGTGGCGTGTCCGAGGTGGTGCAGAGCGCGGCGGGTTTCCACGTGCTCAAGCTCACCGAACAGCAACCGGCGCGTACCGCGACCCTGGACGAGTTGCGCGAGCGCCTGACCCAGGCCCTGCGTGCCCAGCGTCAGGAACAGATCGCCAAGGCCTACCTGGAAGGCATGCTCAACACCGCGACCCTGAGCATCGATGGCGCGGCATTGAATCAAGTCCTGGACGACAAACTGTAG
- a CDS encoding DUF934 domain-containing protein, which produces MNNLLRLHEGEALLVADDAWSLVREVDAVLPEGPLILPLALWLIRRIEHHPARDGVWIGPDDEVESLKPWLKLIPLIAVDFPSFRDGRGYSQAYLLRTRLGWMGELRAIGDVLRDQLSHMRQCGFDSFAVREDKCAQDALKGLAGMSVLYGRSVIEPRPLFRRR; this is translated from the coding sequence ATGAACAACCTGCTGCGTTTGCATGAAGGTGAAGCCCTGTTGGTGGCGGACGATGCCTGGAGCCTGGTACGCGAAGTCGACGCGGTGCTGCCCGAGGGGCCGCTGATTTTGCCGCTGGCCCTGTGGCTGATCCGCCGCATCGAGCATCACCCGGCCCGGGACGGGGTATGGATCGGTCCGGACGACGAGGTGGAGAGCCTCAAGCCCTGGCTCAAGCTGATTCCGCTGATTGCCGTGGACTTCCCCAGCTTTCGTGATGGCCGGGGCTACAGCCAGGCGTACCTGCTGCGCACCCGCCTGGGCTGGATGGGCGAGTTGCGCGCCATCGGCGACGTGCTGCGCGACCAGCTCAGCCACATGCGCCAATGCGGTTTCGACAGCTTTGCCGTGCGCGAAGACAAATGCGCCCAGGACGCCCTCAAGGGCCTGGCGGGCATGAGCGTGCTCTACGGCCGCTCGGTGATCGAACCGCGCCCCTTGTTCCGCCGCCGCTGA
- a CDS encoding GNAT family N-acetyltransferase, which produces MPNAQPSIVIERCTEAHIDGLTALYSEPSVAAQTLQLPYQSRELWHKRVGLGQDHEGRVALVALHQGSVIGSCSLNQVARVRRAHCADVAMGVSPSWQGQGIGSRLLAAVLDVADNWMNLRRVELTVYVDNQPAIALYQKFGFETEGRLRDYAIRGGQFVDVLSMARLRRPA; this is translated from the coding sequence ATGCCCAACGCCCAACCCTCCATCGTCATCGAGCGCTGCACCGAAGCCCATATCGATGGCCTCACCGCGCTGTACAGCGAACCCAGCGTGGCCGCCCAGACCCTGCAACTGCCCTACCAATCCCGCGAGCTGTGGCACAAGCGGGTAGGGCTGGGGCAGGACCACGAAGGGCGGGTGGCTCTGGTCGCTCTGCATCAGGGCTCGGTGATCGGCAGTTGCAGCCTGAACCAGGTGGCGCGGGTGCGCCGCGCCCATTGTGCGGATGTGGCCATGGGCGTGTCCCCAAGCTGGCAGGGCCAGGGCATCGGCAGCCGTCTGCTGGCGGCGGTGCTGGATGTGGCCGACAACTGGATGAACCTGCGCCGGGTCGAATTGACGGTGTATGTCGACAACCAGCCGGCCATTGCGCTGTACCAGAAATTCGGCTTCGAAACCGAAGGCCGGCTGCGCGACTACGCCATCCGTGGCGGGCAATTCGTTGACGTGCTGAGCATGGCACGGCTGCGCCGCCCCGCCTGA
- a CDS encoding nitrite/sulfite reductase, with protein MYQYDEYDRALVFERVAQFRDQVERFMGGQLSEEEFLPLRLQNGLYMQKHAFMLRVAIPYGTLSARQMRTLASIARDFDRGYGHFTTRQNLQFNWIELAQVPDILQRLAEVEMHAIQTSGNCVRNITTEAFAGVAADEYLDPRPLAEILRQWSTINPEFLFLPRKFKIAICSARQDRAAIMMHDIGLYLYRDRSGQMLLRVIVGGGLGRTPILGLQIRDGLPWQHLLSHVEAVLRVYNRYGRRDNKYKARIKILVKALGIEAFAKEVEEEWQHLKDGPAQLTDEEYQRVASAFVPPIYEHLADTDLDYGSHLAESPAFARWVARNVHPHKVPGYTCVVLSTKPGPASPPGDVTGQQMEAVADWSEDYGFGEIRIAHEQNIVLPDVPKSRLFELWQRACEHGLGTANVGLLTDIIACPGGDFCALANARSLPITLAIQQRFDDLDYLHDLGDISLNISGCMNACGHHHIGNIGILGVDKNGSEWFQVTLGGAKGRDSALGKVIGPSFSAEEIPEVIERIIATFVRYRESDEPFVDTLQRIGLEPFKERVYPKAVEALA; from the coding sequence ATGTATCAGTACGACGAATATGACCGGGCCCTGGTCTTTGAGCGGGTGGCACAGTTTCGTGATCAGGTCGAGCGCTTCATGGGCGGCCAGCTCAGTGAAGAGGAGTTCCTGCCTCTGCGCCTGCAGAACGGTCTCTATATGCAGAAGCATGCGTTCATGCTGCGGGTGGCGATTCCCTACGGCACCCTGAGCGCCCGGCAGATGCGTACCCTGGCCAGCATCGCCCGGGACTTCGACCGCGGCTACGGCCACTTCACCACCCGGCAGAACCTGCAGTTCAACTGGATCGAGCTGGCCCAGGTGCCGGACATCCTGCAGCGTCTGGCCGAGGTGGAGATGCACGCGATCCAGACCTCCGGCAACTGCGTGCGCAACATCACCACCGAGGCCTTCGCCGGGGTCGCTGCCGATGAATACCTCGATCCGCGCCCGCTGGCGGAGATCCTTCGGCAGTGGTCCACCATCAACCCGGAATTCCTGTTCCTGCCGCGCAAGTTCAAGATCGCCATCTGCTCGGCCAGGCAGGACCGCGCGGCGATCATGATGCATGACATCGGCCTGTACCTGTACCGCGACCGCAGTGGCCAGATGCTGCTGCGGGTGATCGTCGGTGGCGGCCTGGGGCGCACGCCGATCCTTGGCCTGCAGATCCGCGACGGCTTGCCCTGGCAGCACCTGCTGTCCCACGTCGAGGCGGTGCTGCGGGTCTACAACCGCTACGGCCGGCGCGACAACAAGTACAAGGCGCGGATCAAGATCCTGGTCAAGGCCCTGGGCATCGAGGCCTTCGCCAAGGAAGTGGAAGAGGAGTGGCAGCACCTCAAGGACGGTCCGGCGCAGCTCACCGACGAGGAGTACCAGCGGGTGGCCAGCGCCTTTGTGCCGCCGATCTACGAGCACCTGGCGGACACCGACCTGGACTACGGCAGTCACCTGGCCGAGTCGCCGGCCTTCGCCCGCTGGGTAGCGCGCAACGTGCACCCGCACAAGGTGCCGGGCTACACCTGCGTGGTGCTGTCGACCAAGCCGGGCCCGGCGTCGCCTCCCGGGGATGTCACCGGCCAGCAGATGGAAGCGGTGGCCGACTGGTCCGAGGACTACGGCTTCGGCGAGATCCGCATTGCCCACGAACAGAACATCGTCTTGCCGGACGTGCCCAAGTCGCGGCTGTTCGAGCTCTGGCAGCGGGCCTGCGAGCACGGCCTGGGCACCGCCAACGTCGGTTTGCTGACCGATATCATCGCCTGCCCGGGCGGCGACTTCTGCGCCCTGGCCAACGCCCGCTCGTTGCCGATCACCCTGGCCATCCAGCAGCGTTTCGACGACCTGGACTACCTCCACGACCTGGGGGACATCAGCCTGAACATCTCCGGCTGCATGAACGCCTGCGGTCACCACCACATCGGCAACATTGGCATCCTCGGGGTCGACAAGAACGGCAGCGAGTGGTTCCAGGTCACCCTGGGCGGGGCCAAGGGCCGTGACAGCGCACTGGGCAAGGTGATCGGCCCGTCCTTCAGCGCCGAGGAAATTCCCGAGGTGATCGAGCGCATCATCGCCACCTTCGTGCGCTACCGCGAAAGCGACGAACCCTTCGTCGATACTCTGCAGCGCATTGGCCTGGAGCCGTTCAAGGAGCGGGTCTATCCCAAGGCCGTGGAGGCACTGGCATGA
- a CDS encoding DNA repair protein, producing MNSRVRAGAVSLLLACSVLACAGASAEGMEERLRTQLRSTTQQLQALQSEQAQAAAARLAAENAAREAQAQVKQLSAELAKTRGVAEQLAGQQQNLQSQAQAQAAASSEQLGKFKKAYEDLLVLARGKEAERAKLQAQLSERDTQVQQCAVKNQQMYGIAKQILTAYEKIDVAEVVNIRQPFAGKARVKFEELAQGFGDELYQTQFDAPRAASAH from the coding sequence ATGAACAGCCGAGTGAGGGCAGGGGCGGTCAGCCTGTTGCTGGCCTGCAGTGTGCTGGCCTGCGCCGGAGCCAGTGCCGAAGGCATGGAGGAACGCCTGCGCACCCAGTTGCGCAGCACCACCCAGCAGTTGCAGGCCCTGCAAAGCGAGCAGGCCCAGGCCGCGGCCGCGCGGCTTGCCGCCGAGAACGCGGCCAGGGAAGCCCAGGCCCAGGTCAAGCAACTGAGCGCCGAGCTGGCCAAGACCCGCGGCGTGGCCGAGCAACTGGCCGGCCAGCAGCAGAACCTGCAAAGCCAGGCGCAGGCCCAGGCGGCGGCCAGCAGCGAGCAGTTGGGCAAGTTCAAGAAAGCCTACGAAGACTTGCTGGTGCTGGCCCGGGGCAAAGAGGCCGAGCGCGCGAAATTGCAGGCGCAATTGAGCGAACGTGACACACAAGTGCAGCAATGTGCGGTCAAGAATCAGCAGATGTACGGCATCGCCAAACAGATTCTGACGGCCTACGAAAAGATCGACGTGGCCGAGGTGGTGAATATCCGCCAGCCCTTCGCCGGCAAGGCCCGGGTCAAGTTCGAAGAATTGGCCCAGGGTTTTGGCGACGAGCTTTACCAGACCCAGTTCGACGCCCCGCGGGCGGCGAGCGCCCATTGA
- a CDS encoding aspartate/glutamate racemase family protein → MRTIGLIGGMSWESSAEYYRLINQQVRDRLGPLRSARLLMYSVDFGPVEQAQHAGRWDQAAAILVDAALRLQAGGAECVVLCTNTMHKVAQQIQAAISVPFLHIADPTAQAAVDAGTLHVGLLGTAFTMEESFLKQRLAQRGLSVLVPDEQQRQAVHRIIYQELCVGLVSEASRRVYQQVIDTLQARGAQAIILGCTEIGLLLKPEHSPLPLLDTTALHARAAVAFALADDNSDSGSAPAP, encoded by the coding sequence ATGCGCACCATCGGCCTGATTGGCGGCATGAGCTGGGAGTCCAGCGCCGAATACTATCGCCTGATCAACCAGCAGGTTCGGGACCGGCTGGGGCCGCTGCGCTCGGCGCGGCTGCTAATGTACAGCGTCGACTTCGGGCCTGTCGAACAGGCCCAGCATGCCGGGCGCTGGGACCAGGCGGCCGCGATCCTGGTGGACGCGGCCCTGCGCCTGCAGGCCGGCGGCGCCGAGTGCGTGGTGCTCTGCACCAACACCATGCACAAGGTGGCGCAGCAGATTCAGGCGGCCATCAGCGTGCCCTTCCTGCACATCGCCGACCCCACCGCGCAAGCGGCGGTGGACGCCGGCACCCTGCACGTCGGCCTCCTGGGCACCGCCTTCACCATGGAAGAAAGCTTCCTGAAGCAGCGCCTGGCGCAACGCGGGCTCAGCGTGCTGGTGCCCGATGAACAGCAACGCCAGGCAGTGCACCGGATCATCTACCAGGAGCTGTGCGTGGGCCTGGTCAGCGAGGCTTCGCGTCGGGTGTATCAGCAAGTGATCGACACGCTCCAGGCCCGGGGCGCCCAGGCGATCATCCTCGGTTGCACGGAAATCGGCCTGCTGCTCAAACCCGAGCACAGTCCCCTGCCCCTGCTCGACACCACCGCGCTGCATGCCCGGGCGGCGGTGGCCTTTGCCCTGGCGGACGACAACAGCGACTCGGGCTCGGCACCGGCCCCGTAG